A genomic stretch from Flavobacterium humidisoli includes:
- a CDS encoding OmpH family outer membrane protein: MRKQFLFIFLALIVANTSQAQGKTTRIGYIDMEYILENVSDYKEAKSQLEQKAQKWKQEVEAKKLNINNLKESLKTEKALLTKELIEERETEIKFLEQEMMDYQQKQFGSDGNLMRQKAALAKPIQDQVFTAVQDIAEAKNYDFVFDKSSDLTMLFSNKRFDISDQVLRILNRTEKREQLTKKQLKEQEVKENLENAIDENPAMADRQKALDEKRAAREKLIQDRKLEQEAKRKEYEDRRNALAAEREAKKNGTVSGTATPTATPAPTSGAVNTNSTAKPAASGTGETPATEQPAMSKAEERQLLYEQRKKELEERRKKILEEREAAKKAKEAESQKTNTTNN, from the coding sequence ATGAGAAAACAATTTTTATTTATATTTTTAGCCTTGATTGTAGCAAATACAAGTCAGGCACAAGGTAAGACTACTCGAATTGGCTACATCGACATGGAATATATTTTAGAAAATGTTTCCGATTACAAAGAAGCTAAGTCACAATTAGAGCAAAAAGCTCAAAAGTGGAAACAAGAGGTAGAAGCCAAAAAATTAAATATAAATAATTTGAAGGAAAGCTTAAAGACAGAAAAAGCTCTACTTACAAAAGAATTAATTGAAGAGAGAGAAACCGAAATTAAGTTTCTTGAACAAGAAATGATGGATTATCAGCAGAAACAATTTGGTTCTGATGGAAATCTAATGAGACAAAAAGCGGCTTTAGCAAAGCCTATACAAGATCAGGTCTTTACTGCTGTGCAAGATATAGCAGAAGCAAAAAATTACGATTTTGTTTTTGACAAATCATCAGATCTTACCATGCTTTTTAGCAATAAAAGATTTGACATTAGCGATCAGGTTTTAAGAATCTTAAACCGTACTGAAAAACGTGAGCAGCTGACGAAAAAACAATTGAAAGAGCAAGAAGTTAAAGAAAATCTTGAGAATGCAATTGACGAAAATCCAGCAATGGCTGATCGCCAGAAAGCACTTGACGAGAAAAGAGCTGCTAGAGAAAAGCTTATTCAAGATCGAAAATTAGAACAGGAGGCTAAGAGAAAAGAATACGAAGATCGAAGAAATGCATTAGCTGCAGAAAGAGAAGCCAAAAAAAATGGCACGGTTTCTGGAACAGCTACACCAACAGCCACTCCTGCACCAACAAGCGGAGCTGTTAACACAAATTCGACTGCTAAACCTGCAGCATCTGGCACAGGAGAAACTCCTGCCACAGAACAGCCCGCAATGTCAAAAGCAGAAGAAAGACAATTACTTTACGAACAGCGTAAAAAAGAATTGGAAGAAAGAAGAAAGAAAATTTTAGAAGAAAGAGAAGCGGCTAAAAAAGCGAAAGAAGCCGAATCGCAAAAAACAAATACGACCAATAATTAA
- a CDS encoding CBS domain-containing protein encodes MTEITNYITNDFRAIDSQETIASIQDFFIDVNFSHFPILEDGIFIGSISSDDVETFDIDKKAIDYKYTLERFFARKSMIWLDVLEVFAKNHTNILPILDENNNYIGYYEMEDIMKFFQETPFLKEPGAIIIVQKGLLDYSMSEVTQIVESNNGKILGCFVSEADTENVQITIKIGLGAINEIIQTYRRYGYEIISEHQEDNYINSLKERSDYLDKYLNI; translated from the coding sequence ATGACAGAAATTACAAACTATATCACAAACGATTTCAGAGCGATTGACAGTCAGGAAACGATTGCCTCGATTCAGGACTTTTTTATCGATGTAAATTTTTCTCATTTTCCGATTTTAGAAGATGGTATTTTTATTGGAAGCATCTCTTCTGACGATGTTGAAACATTTGACATTGATAAAAAAGCAATTGATTACAAATATACTTTGGAACGCTTTTTTGCGCGAAAATCTATGATTTGGCTAGATGTTCTAGAAGTTTTTGCAAAAAATCATACCAATATTCTCCCTATTCTTGACGAAAACAATAATTATATAGGCTACTATGAAATGGAAGATATCATGAAGTTTTTTCAGGAAACTCCGTTTTTAAAAGAGCCTGGCGCAATTATTATTGTTCAGAAAGGACTTTTGGATTATTCTATGAGCGAAGTAACCCAAATTGTAGAAAGCAATAATGGTAAGATTTTAGGCTGTTTTGTTTCTGAAGCTGATACCGAAAATGTTCAGATTACGATAAAAATAGGCTTAGGAGCAATCAATGAAATTATCCAGACGTATAGAAGATACGGATACGAAATTATTTCAGAACATCAAGAAGACAACTATATCAACAGCTTAAAAGAGCGATCAGATTATTTAGACAAATATCTCAACATATAA
- a CDS encoding TonB-dependent receptor plug domain-containing protein, producing MSKIITFFCFLCFSGIFAQSKAIISGNVKSSENENLIGVSLSFTAKDFQNFSSTDAFGNFSGTIPLGHIKIKVNQSGYIPKDFEIDLKKDTLLSIILEKDISLLKEVIIENDKKKAIKNLSGGKLSFNVKELSAVPSILGTTDILKILQLTPGVQNSGDANGYFYVRGGDPGHNAILYNNTPIYGMSHLLGIFPFYNADHIKDVEFDKSSSNAKYGGRLSSTTLLNSNKKLPSEFSIQGNVGILASQVSVAVPLSSKTGFYISGRKTYIDEIVGPIMKSGSKNNDVKDMKYGFSDGNFTFLSQLSKSNLFVVDAFVSGDELKVRDENLALRTSLKWSNFTVSPSLITAISPKVSMSNAVYFSQYSNDLSMEQATIQFNVSSYVKDFGFTNSVRYFFKNIPFESGFQYAYHNLQPQKVNVENFRTINNNSQDIINASEAAVFTSIKPKIMENLTADLGLRINYYASGADSYLHFQPRAILNYVPNEKYSFYASYNKQYQYLSLITTSSVGIPTDFWIASSDGIEPQSSNEFSIGSNQNITRNWTSSLGGFYRSMKNLLEYPYGITQFNEITTFKNDLYVGKGKAYGLEMMLKKSNGKFSGWLSYTLSWSDRNFDELNNGKTYFAKYDRRHNLSLVGMYDLNSKWNFGITQLFSSGNRFTMPTSWYFINNNPVKEYSGYNNAQMPNYIRTDIAANYYFIKTAKKESALNFSIYNTFNIANPIYVVLDVKVNENKDKVVVTQKEKVLYRILPSVSWRFKF from the coding sequence GTGTCGAAAATTATTACTTTCTTTTGTTTTCTCTGTTTTTCTGGAATATTTGCACAATCAAAGGCAATTATCTCCGGGAATGTAAAATCTTCTGAAAACGAAAATTTAATTGGGGTAAGTCTCTCCTTTACTGCGAAAGATTTTCAAAATTTTTCTTCAACAGATGCTTTCGGAAATTTTTCGGGAACTATTCCGTTAGGTCACATAAAAATTAAAGTCAATCAATCAGGATATATTCCAAAAGATTTTGAAATTGATTTAAAAAAAGACACCTTACTTTCCATTATTTTAGAGAAGGATATTTCGCTTTTAAAGGAAGTGATAATAGAGAACGATAAAAAAAAAGCTATAAAAAACCTTTCAGGAGGAAAACTTTCCTTTAATGTAAAAGAGTTATCTGCAGTACCCAGTATTTTAGGAACAACAGATATTTTGAAAATTTTGCAACTAACACCTGGCGTTCAGAACTCGGGAGATGCAAATGGTTATTTTTATGTAAGAGGAGGTGATCCTGGGCACAATGCGATACTATATAATAATACTCCCATCTATGGGATGTCTCATTTATTGGGAATTTTTCCTTTTTACAATGCAGATCATATCAAAGATGTTGAATTTGATAAGTCTAGCTCTAATGCCAAATACGGAGGAAGATTAAGTTCAACAACATTATTGAATTCAAATAAAAAACTGCCATCTGAATTTAGTATTCAAGGAAACGTTGGAATTTTAGCTTCGCAAGTAAGTGTTGCTGTTCCTCTAAGCAGTAAGACTGGGTTTTATATTTCTGGAAGAAAAACCTATATAGATGAAATTGTGGGACCGATTATGAAATCTGGTTCAAAAAACAATGATGTAAAGGATATGAAATACGGTTTTTCGGATGGGAATTTTACATTTTTGTCTCAACTTTCTAAAAGTAATTTATTTGTTGTAGATGCTTTTGTCAGCGGAGATGAATTGAAGGTTAGAGATGAAAACCTCGCTCTTCGGACTAGTTTGAAATGGAGTAATTTTACCGTATCTCCATCTCTTATCACGGCAATATCGCCTAAAGTAAGTATGTCAAATGCAGTTTATTTTAGTCAATATTCTAATGATTTAAGTATGGAGCAGGCAACAATTCAGTTTAATGTTTCGTCTTATGTAAAAGATTTTGGATTTACGAATTCGGTTCGCTATTTCTTTAAAAACATCCCTTTTGAATCCGGATTTCAATATGCTTACCATAATTTGCAGCCACAAAAAGTGAATGTGGAAAATTTTAGAACAATAAACAACAATTCGCAAGATATTATAAATGCCAGCGAAGCGGCTGTTTTTACTTCTATAAAGCCTAAAATAATGGAAAACTTGACAGCAGATTTAGGCCTTCGTATTAATTATTATGCGTCAGGAGCAGATTCTTATTTGCATTTTCAGCCTCGTGCGATTTTGAATTACGTTCCAAATGAAAAATATTCATTTTATGCTTCCTATAATAAACAGTATCAATATTTAAGTTTAATAACAACTTCGAGTGTAGGGATTCCTACCGATTTTTGGATTGCAAGTTCTGATGGTATTGAGCCACAGTCATCTAATGAGTTTTCTATTGGTTCTAATCAAAATATAACAAGAAATTGGACTTCTTCTTTAGGAGGTTTTTATCGTTCGATGAAAAATTTATTGGAGTATCCTTATGGAATCACTCAGTTTAATGAAATCACAACATTCAAAAATGATTTGTATGTGGGTAAAGGAAAAGCGTACGGACTTGAAATGATGCTCAAAAAAAGCAATGGAAAGTTTAGTGGCTGGCTCAGTTATACTTTAAGTTGGTCTGATAGAAATTTTGACGAGCTTAATAATGGCAAAACCTATTTTGCTAAATATGATAGACGCCATAATCTTTCTCTTGTCGGAATGTACGATTTGAATTCGAAATGGAATTTTGGTATCACTCAGTTATTTAGTTCTGGAAATAGGTTTACAATGCCAACTTCATGGTATTTCATTAATAATAATCCAGTTAAAGAATATTCAGGATATAATAATGCACAAATGCCAAATTATATACGGACAGATATTGCTGCTAATTATTATTTCATAAAAACAGCAAAAAAAGAAAGCGCTTTGAATTTTTCAATTTACAATACCTTTAATATTGCGAATCCAATTTATGTGGTTTTGGATGTTAAAGTAAATGAAAATAAAGATAAAGTAGTAGTAACCCAGAAGGAAAAAGTGCTGTATCGAATACTGCCTTCTGTTAGCTGGAGATTTAAATTTTAA
- a CDS encoding BamA/OMP85 family outer membrane protein, whose amino-acid sequence MRLLLVIKKENVDLEKPVNKLNNFLVLQKKIQIVFTLLLLGSFSQIKAQERVPFDQGKKYILAKVSVVGKISFNEQTVVTFSGLQKGQEITVPGEEISSAIKKLGKLGLFDEISFYVNKIENDSIYLDLDIVELPKLNEVKIVGVKKSKIEGLIKDNNLTKNKIVNENLITTTKNYIENKYKKEGFYNTKVTITNTPDTINGHQVNMLVRIDKGDKVKISSIDFIGNKQLTDNQLRAAMKDTKQKNFIRVFKASKFIPEKYKTDLEKVIAAYKEKGYRDARIIYDSVQYSKQKNTLAIKINVEEGNKYYFGNIKFLGNTVYSDQLLSRYLGIKKGETYNGVLLEKRIADKTKPDAEDITNLYQNNGYLFSNINAVEVKTVNDTIDFEIRVTEGPIAYFNKITVVGNDKTNDHVIYRELRTKPGEKYSKEQLVRTIREIGQLGFFDPEAIDPKFKNVDAGAGTVDIEYNVVEKGSSQVELQGGYGGGGFIGTLGLSFNNFSARKIFDKEAYKPLPMGDGQKVALRLQGSTYFQTYSLSFSEPWFGGKKPVQFSSSISYSKQFLNNYITRTVDKSKSFNIFTIQVGLAKRLTVPDDYFVLSQSVSYQHYDLNNYNTGLFTFGNGASRNLAYTIGLSRSNKGVNPIFPTYGSEFSISAKVTPPYSLFNGVDYGNLQNEKEYKTQYTGTSGSGIDGKPLNTGDYVKTETINGTSGYVSVGSDFASADTDVAKVDQKKYNWLEYYKIKFKGDWYTKVYGKLVLRTLTEFGFLGAYNQERGVIPFERFYLGGDGMANYSMDGRETIQLRGYPNNSLTPVNANGDAIGATIYNKFSMELRYPITLKASASIFALTFLEAGSSYPTFKDYNPFDLNRSAGAGLRVFMPAFGLLGIDFGYGFDALPGQTKANGWETHFIIGQQF is encoded by the coding sequence ATGAGGCTATTATTAGTTATCAAAAAAGAGAACGTAGATTTGGAAAAACCAGTGAACAAATTAAATAATTTTTTAGTGTTGCAAAAAAAAATACAAATAGTCTTTACCCTTTTACTTTTGGGTAGTTTTTCACAAATTAAAGCACAAGAAAGAGTTCCTTTTGATCAAGGGAAAAAATATATTCTAGCTAAAGTTTCTGTTGTTGGTAAAATAAGCTTCAATGAGCAAACTGTTGTAACCTTTTCAGGGCTACAAAAAGGCCAAGAAATTACTGTACCTGGAGAAGAAATCAGTAGCGCAATTAAAAAATTAGGCAAACTAGGACTATTTGATGAGATTTCTTTCTATGTTAACAAAATAGAAAACGACAGTATCTATTTAGACTTAGACATTGTTGAGCTTCCTAAATTAAACGAAGTTAAAATCGTTGGGGTTAAGAAAAGCAAAATCGAAGGATTAATTAAAGATAATAACCTGACAAAGAACAAAATTGTCAACGAAAACTTAATTACTACGACAAAAAATTACATCGAAAACAAATACAAAAAAGAAGGTTTTTATAATACGAAAGTTACTATAACAAATACTCCTGACACTATTAACGGACATCAAGTTAATATGCTTGTTAGAATAGATAAAGGAGATAAAGTTAAAATTAGCAGCATTGATTTCATAGGCAATAAACAGCTTACTGACAACCAATTGCGTGCTGCCATGAAAGACACGAAACAGAAGAATTTCATTCGTGTATTTAAGGCTTCTAAATTTATTCCAGAAAAATACAAAACTGACTTAGAAAAAGTAATCGCTGCCTACAAAGAAAAAGGATATCGTGATGCCCGTATTATCTACGATTCTGTTCAATACAGCAAGCAAAAAAACACTCTTGCAATAAAGATTAATGTAGAAGAAGGAAACAAATATTACTTCGGAAATATCAAATTCTTAGGAAATACTGTTTATTCAGATCAGCTTTTAAGCCGTTATTTAGGAATTAAAAAAGGAGAAACTTATAACGGAGTTTTACTAGAAAAACGAATTGCAGATAAGACTAAACCAGACGCAGAAGACATTACGAATTTATACCAAAACAATGGTTATTTATTCTCTAACATCAATGCTGTAGAGGTAAAAACGGTTAATGACACTATCGATTTTGAGATTAGAGTAACAGAAGGTCCTATTGCTTATTTTAATAAAATTACTGTTGTTGGAAACGACAAAACAAACGACCACGTTATTTACCGTGAGTTAAGAACAAAACCAGGGGAAAAATACAGTAAAGAACAATTAGTTAGAACCATTCGTGAGATTGGACAATTAGGTTTCTTTGATCCTGAGGCAATTGACCCTAAGTTTAAAAACGTAGATGCCGGAGCTGGAACTGTTGACATCGAGTACAATGTAGTAGAAAAAGGATCTAGCCAGGTCGAGCTTCAAGGAGGTTATGGCGGTGGAGGTTTCATTGGTACATTAGGACTTTCGTTTAACAACTTCTCGGCTCGAAAGATCTTTGACAAAGAAGCTTATAAGCCTTTACCAATGGGAGACGGACAAAAAGTTGCGCTTCGTTTACAAGGAAGTACCTATTTCCAAACCTATAGTTTATCTTTCTCAGAGCCATGGTTTGGAGGAAAGAAACCTGTACAGTTTAGTTCATCTATTTCATACAGTAAGCAATTTCTTAACAATTACATCACTAGAACTGTTGATAAAAGCAAAAGTTTTAATATTTTTACAATCCAAGTTGGGTTAGCAAAAAGGTTAACTGTGCCAGATGACTACTTCGTATTATCACAATCTGTAAGTTATCAGCACTATGATTTGAACAATTACAACACAGGTTTATTTACTTTTGGTAATGGTGCATCAAGAAACTTAGCTTATACAATTGGACTTTCAAGAAGCAATAAAGGGGTAAACCCAATATTCCCTACTTACGGTTCTGAATTTAGTATTAGTGCTAAAGTTACGCCTCCATATTCATTATTTAACGGTGTTGATTATGGTAATTTACAAAATGAAAAGGAATACAAAACACAATATACAGGAACATCAGGAAGCGGTATAGACGGAAAACCACTTAACACTGGTGACTATGTTAAAACAGAAACTATAAATGGAACATCTGGTTATGTAAGTGTTGGATCTGATTTTGCAAGTGCTGATACAGATGTAGCAAAAGTCGATCAGAAAAAATACAACTGGTTAGAATACTATAAAATTAAATTTAAAGGAGACTGGTATACTAAAGTCTATGGAAAATTAGTCTTAAGAACCCTTACTGAATTTGGTTTCTTAGGAGCTTATAACCAAGAAAGAGGTGTAATTCCGTTTGAGCGTTTTTACTTAGGAGGTGACGGTATGGCAAACTACTCAATGGATGGTAGAGAAACTATTCAGTTGAGAGGTTATCCAAACAACTCTTTAACTCCAGTAAATGCAAATGGTGATGCAATTGGAGCAACGATTTACAACAAATTCTCTATGGAATTACGTTACCCAATTACATTAAAAGCATCGGCTTCTATTTTTGCCTTAACGTTCTTAGAAGCAGGTTCATCATACCCAACGTTCAAAGATTATAACCCATTTGACTTAAACCGTTCTGCTGGTGCTGGTTTACGTGTATTCATGCCTGCATTCGGATTATTGGGTATTGACTTTGGATACGGATTTGATGCTCTTCCAGGACAAACAAAAGCTAATGGTTGGGAAACACACTTTATCATTGGACAACAATTTTAA
- a CDS encoding NAD kinase: MKIAIYGQYYQNSTEPIIKDIFSFFNTNNVEMVIEENFLNMLYEKQLVKKEYKTFSPSTALDNSFEMLISIGGDGTILRAAAFVRNSGVPLLGINAGRLGFLAKVQKENIESLLQYVIDQNYTTSERTLLGITCEPYNEAFKELNFAMNEVTVSRKDTTSMITVETYLNNEYLNSYWADGLIISTPTGSTGYSLSCGGPILTPDVKSLVITPIAPHNLTARPLVIPDDTEITLRVTGREDQYLVSLDSRISSVKNESILKIKKTDYKIKMVEIPGETFLKTLRNKLLWGEDKRN; encoded by the coding sequence ATGAAAATAGCCATTTACGGACAATACTATCAGAATAGCACTGAACCTATCATAAAAGACATTTTCTCATTCTTCAATACCAATAACGTCGAAATGGTAATTGAAGAAAACTTCCTGAATATGCTTTATGAAAAACAGCTTGTAAAAAAAGAATACAAAACTTTTTCTCCAAGTACTGCTTTAGACAATAGTTTCGAAATGCTGATTAGTATTGGAGGTGATGGAACGATTTTAAGAGCTGCTGCTTTTGTCCGCAATTCTGGCGTACCTTTATTAGGTATAAATGCTGGGCGTTTAGGATTTCTTGCTAAAGTTCAGAAAGAAAATATTGAGAGTTTATTGCAATATGTAATAGATCAAAACTACACCACTTCTGAAAGAACTTTATTAGGAATTACATGCGAACCTTATAATGAAGCCTTTAAAGAACTTAATTTCGCTATGAACGAAGTTACAGTGAGTAGAAAAGATACAACCTCGATGATTACGGTGGAGACTTATTTGAACAATGAATATTTAAACTCTTATTGGGCCGACGGATTAATCATTTCTACACCAACTGGTTCTACCGGATATTCTCTAAGCTGCGGCGGACCAATTTTAACTCCAGATGTAAAAAGTTTAGTTATTACGCCAATTGCTCCTCACAATTTAACCGCCAGACCACTTGTTATTCCTGACGATACTGAAATTACACTTCGAGTAACAGGAAGAGAAGACCAATATTTGGTTTCCTTAGACTCTAGAATTTCTTCTGTAAAAAACGAGTCTATTTTAAAGATTAAAAAAACAGATTACAAAATTAAAATGGTTGAAATACCAGGCGAGACTTTCTTAAAGACCTTAAGAAACAAACTGCTCTGGGGAGAAGATAAAAGAAATTAA
- a CDS encoding pyridoxine 5'-phosphate synthase produces MTKLSVNINKIATLRNARGGNVPDLLKVAVDIQRFGGQGITIHPRPDERHIRYQDARDLKAVVTTEYNIEGNPQHNFIDLVLECKPDQVTLVPDAIGAITSSAGWDTIKNQEYLTEVIAEFQRNGIRTSIFVDPILEMIEGAKKTGTDRIELYTESFAHQYSLGNEKGIDPYTKAAVLANELGLGINAGHDLSLDNIKFFKENIPGLLEVSIGHALISEALYLGLDNTVNMYLNKLK; encoded by the coding sequence ATGACAAAATTAAGTGTAAATATCAATAAAATAGCAACGCTTCGAAATGCTCGAGGCGGAAATGTTCCTGATTTATTAAAAGTAGCTGTAGATATTCAGCGATTTGGTGGGCAAGGAATCACCATTCATCCACGTCCAGATGAGCGTCATATTCGTTATCAGGATGCACGCGATTTAAAAGCAGTTGTTACTACAGAATACAATATTGAAGGAAATCCACAGCATAATTTTATTGATTTGGTTTTAGAGTGCAAACCAGATCAGGTAACCTTAGTTCCAGATGCAATTGGAGCAATAACATCATCTGCAGGTTGGGATACCATCAAAAATCAAGAATATTTAACAGAGGTTATTGCCGAGTTTCAAAGAAACGGAATTAGAACTTCGATTTTTGTTGATCCGATTCTGGAAATGATTGAAGGTGCAAAAAAAACAGGGACAGACAGAATTGAATTATATACCGAATCTTTTGCGCACCAATATAGTCTAGGAAACGAAAAAGGAATTGATCCTTACACTAAAGCTGCAGTATTGGCAAACGAATTAGGTTTAGGAATCAATGCTGGACATGATTTGAGTTTAGATAATATCAAATTTTTTAAAGAAAACATTCCAGGTTTATTAGAAGTTTCTATAGGCCACGCTTTGATTTCAGAGGCGCTTTATCTTGGATTGGACAATACAGTAAATATGTATTTAAATAAATTGAAGTAG
- a CDS encoding DUF4249 domain-containing protein, whose protein sequence is MKKHLFFLLGLILIGCSNDDFKTEKSLESKIVVEGWIEEGDFANVLLSSSIPVTDVIDSTNVLNHVIRSAKITISDGVTSEVLRVKNDKNRVPPFVYFGSTLKGEAGKEYSLKIEYLNRVITAVTKLPETVALKSAEYIKTNPSDTTGYVFVKFDDPPSQKNYYQLATRIEKEEPIFVPAFYGNLDDKNFKESSLSLQINRGVLLFPKTKFKPYFADGDLIHVKLRTQTKESQDFWNSWQNEIANSQNPIYPANISLKSNINGGIGIWAGYGQSSITVETPPKK, encoded by the coding sequence ATGAAAAAGCATTTATTCTTCCTTTTAGGTTTAATTTTAATAGGCTGTTCTAATGATGATTTTAAAACAGAAAAAAGCCTAGAATCTAAAATAGTGGTGGAAGGCTGGATTGAAGAGGGTGATTTTGCCAATGTGTTGTTGTCAAGCAGTATTCCTGTTACAGATGTTATTGACTCGACAAATGTTTTAAATCATGTTATCAGATCTGCAAAAATTACAATTTCTGACGGGGTAACATCTGAAGTTTTGAGGGTTAAAAATGATAAAAATCGAGTACCGCCGTTTGTTTATTTTGGTTCAACATTAAAAGGAGAAGCGGGAAAAGAATATTCGTTAAAAATTGAATATTTGAATCGTGTTATTACAGCTGTTACTAAACTCCCTGAAACTGTCGCTTTAAAAAGTGCGGAGTATATAAAAACAAATCCTTCTGATACAACTGGCTATGTATTTGTAAAATTTGATGATCCGCCGAGCCAGAAAAACTATTACCAGCTAGCGACAAGAATTGAAAAGGAAGAGCCTATTTTTGTACCTGCTTTTTATGGCAATTTGGATGATAAAAATTTTAAAGAATCTTCACTTTCACTGCAAATTAATAGAGGGGTTTTGCTTTTTCCTAAAACGAAATTTAAGCCCTATTTTGCCGACGGAGATTTGATACATGTTAAATTAAGAACTCAAACCAAAGAATCTCAAGACTTTTGGAACAGTTGGCAAAATGAAATTGCAAATAGTCAGAATCCGATTTATCCGGCTAATATAAGTTTAAAATCAAATATAAATGGAGGAATAGGAATTTGGGCAGGATATGGGCAAAGTAGTATAACTGTAGAAACTCCTCCTAAAAAGTAA
- a CDS encoding isoprenyl transferase, producing MNLLESIDHTNLPKHLAIIMDGNGRWAKQQGFLRAFGHENGTKSVKEIIKTSAKLGIEYLTLYAFSTENWNRPKLEVQALMKILINSLKKELVTLQENNIRLNAIGNLDKLPKTAQKELLDVMEKTKNNTRLTLTLALSYGSREELVNAIKSISDKVKNNIISIDTIDDSIINEHLYTQNLPDVDLLIRTSGEHRISNFLLWQIAYAELYFTNVLWPDFKDQDLYEAIISYQKRERRFGKTSEQIK from the coding sequence ATGAATTTACTAGAATCAATAGATCACACAAACTTACCTAAGCATCTGGCCATTATTATGGACGGCAACGGACGATGGGCAAAACAACAAGGTTTTTTGCGCGCATTTGGCCACGAAAACGGGACAAAATCTGTAAAGGAAATAATCAAAACCTCAGCTAAGCTTGGTATTGAATATCTAACCTTATACGCTTTTTCTACAGAAAATTGGAATCGTCCTAAATTGGAAGTTCAGGCATTGATGAAAATATTGATCAATTCACTAAAAAAAGAGCTTGTTACTCTTCAAGAAAACAATATTCGTCTTAACGCAATCGGAAATCTTGACAAATTGCCCAAAACAGCCCAAAAAGAACTTTTGGATGTTATGGAAAAAACTAAAAACAATACTCGCTTAACTCTTACCCTTGCTTTAAGCTACGGCTCTAGAGAAGAATTAGTAAATGCCATAAAGTCAATTAGTGATAAAGTTAAAAATAATATAATTTCAATAGACACTATTGACGATTCAATTATAAATGAGCATCTTTACACGCAAAATTTACCAGACGTAGATTTATTAATACGAACAAGTGGAGAACATAGAATAAGTAATTTTTTGCTATGGCAGATTGCCTATGCAGAATTGTATTTTACTAATGTCTTGTGGCCAGACTTTAAAGACCAAGATTTATATGAGGCTATTATTAGTTATCAAAAAAGAGAACGTAGATTTGGAAAAACCAGTGAACAAATTAAATAA
- a CDS encoding DUF6089 family protein: MKKIFNLLLCFFPFITLNAQINELGVFLGGSNFVGDVGKTTYIAPEKLAFGVLYKWNRSPRHAWRFSYTQSNISGNDYKSDETGRNQRGYRFDNDIKELSAGLEFNFFDFNLHDYHTKITPYVFTGLNYFFYNNLYRYTSSPNTVYELKNQSSIAIPIVLGIKSNISPRFVLAAEVGARYTFTDNLDGSNPNTSNPNIMKFGNLNNNDWYIFSGMTLTYTFGKKPCYCAY, encoded by the coding sequence ATGAAGAAAATTTTTAATTTATTGTTATGTTTTTTCCCCTTTATTACACTTAATGCTCAAATCAATGAGCTTGGTGTCTTTCTTGGCGGAAGTAACTTTGTAGGTGATGTTGGAAAAACAACTTACATAGCCCCAGAAAAGCTAGCTTTTGGAGTTCTTTACAAATGGAACAGAAGTCCAAGACATGCATGGCGATTCTCTTATACACAATCAAACATTAGTGGAAATGATTATAAATCTGATGAAACTGGAAGAAATCAGAGAGGATATCGTTTTGACAATGATATAAAAGAGCTTTCTGCTGGTTTAGAATTCAATTTTTTTGATTTTAATCTTCACGATTATCACACAAAAATAACACCTTATGTATTTACTGGTTTAAATTACTTTTTCTACAATAATTTATACCGATATACTTCAAGCCCAAACACAGTATATGAGCTAAAAAATCAAAGCTCAATTGCCATACCAATTGTATTAGGTATAAAATCAAATATATCACCACGTTTTGTTTTAGCCGCCGAAGTTGGTGCGCGCTATACCTTTACAGATAATCTTGACGGAAGTAATCCCAATACAAGCAATCCAAATATCATGAAATTTGGAAATTTAAATAATAATGACTGGTATATTTTTTCAGGTATGACATTAACGTATACCTTTGGAAAGAAACCATGCTATTGCGCATACTAA